From one Notolabrus celidotus isolate fNotCel1 chromosome 24, fNotCel1.pri, whole genome shotgun sequence genomic stretch:
- the LOC117808217 gene encoding OX-2 membrane glycoprotein-like isoform X2, with protein sequence MLLQTHSREEAMKSAQGLAALIQTERTVMAAAGEQACLNCKLLKSKQVHQVTWQKVLPDGERNVATYNIYSGQRVNAGYKGKVQFKYVGLQNSSIVIQDVTEQDEGCYRCLFNTWPDGALICSTCLKLYELHEPVLHFRESNVSQGVIVSCSATARPTPTVTLRVLHHELKSSIHKYSNDNGTVTVIATAVLPHRNVNNTEVECEVHVPLVDPKKVVMPIPEVKLASGDGPERQTGSEDIDLTWVIPVVLVFLLIVLCSVLFSVYLFWKRKQLNRPAHKDPEVIKTPAKPAEPEIRSPLLQELDEQSGPRLRTSTVKKGKTKDPSVTPPERSCRRPLFNDKKSP encoded by the exons ATGCTACTGCAAACTCACAGCAGGGAAGAAGCCATGAAATCAGCTCAGG GTCTAGCAGCTCTGATACAAACTGAGCGCACTgtgatggcagcagcaggagagcagGCCTGCTTAAACTGTAAGCTGCTGAAATCTAAACAAGTCCATCAAGTCACCTGGCAGAAAGTGTTACCTGATGGAGAGAGGAATGTTGCCACCTACAACATATACTCTGGTCAAAGAGTGAATGCAGGTTATAAAGGTAAAGTGCAGTTTAAATATGTTGGGCTGCAGAACAGCTCCATAGTGATCCAGGACGTGACCGAGCAGGATGAAGGATGCTATCGCTGCTTGTTCAACACCTGGCCTGATGGTGCTCTCATCTGTTCAACCTGCCTTAAACTCTACG AGCTGCACGAACCCGTTCTCCACTTCAGAGAGTCAAACGTCTCTCAGGGGGTCATCGTGTCCTGCTCTGCCACAGCTCGACCAACTCCCACTGTCACGTTAAGAGTCCTGCATCATGAACTCAAGTCCTCCATCCACAAATACAGCAACGACAATGGTACAGTCACTGTCATTGCCACGGCTGTGCTGCCGCATCGCAATGTCAACAACACGGAGGTTGAATGTGAAGTTCATGTGCCACTGGTTGATCCAAAAAAGGTGGTTATGCCGATTCCTGAGGTCAAACTGGCCTCTGGTGATG gTCCTGAGCGTCAAACTGGATCTGAGGACATTGATCTTACTTGGGTCATACCGGTTGTTTTGGTCTTCCTTTTGATAGTTTTGTGCTCCGTTTTGTTCTCAGTTTATTTGTTCTGGAAACGAAAACAACTGAACAG GCCTGCACACAAGGACCCTGAGGTGATCAAAACACCGGCAAAACCAGCTGAACCCGA GATTAGATCACCTCTCCTCCAGGAACTGGACGAGCAGTCAGGTCCTCGACTCCGGACATCTACTGTGAAAAAGGGGAAAACCAAGGACCCCAGTGTGACACCTCCAGAAAGGAGCTGTAGACGACCTCTCTTCAATGACAAGAAGTCACCGTAA
- the LOC117808482 gene encoding OX-2 membrane glycoprotein-like: protein MADYTLTARFLCVFAVFQKGLTPPIQTNPTVTAAAGDQARLDCQLMEPKDVHQVTWQKILPSGGRNVATYNKYFGPRVDPYFVERVELKGGGLDNSSIVIREATVQDEGCYHCLFNTYPDGALTGTTCLQVHELHGPFLQIRESNSTEAVVVSCTATGRPAPTVTITAPQRDFFVLNNSSISVTNNNSTVTVTETAVLSRVHYNSTQVGCAAQVLSAPQKEVFMMIPEVRHTPTGDGKKHVQSHRLTDP from the exons ATGGCAGACTACACACTTACTGCacgttttctttgtgtgtttgcagtcttTCAAAAAG GTCTCACCCCTCCCATACAAACAAATCCaacagtgacagcagcagcaggagaccAGGCCCGCTTAGACTGTCAGCTGATGGAACCCAAAGACGTCCATCAGGTCACCTGGCAGAAGATTCTCCCTAGTGGAGGGAGGAACGTCGCCACCTACAACAAATACTTTGGCCCAAGAGTGGACCCTTACTTTGTGGAAAGAGTGGAGCTTAAAGGTGGTGGACTTGACAACAGCTCCATAGTGATCCGGGAGGCGACAGTGCAGGATGAAGGCTGCTATCACTGTCTGTTCAACACTTACCCTGATGGTGCTCTCACTGGGACAACCTGCCTGCAAGTCCATG agCTGCATGGACCCTTCCTACAAATCAGAGAATCAAACTCGACTGAAGCGGTGGTTGTTTCCTGCACGGCCACAGGTCGACCTGCTCCCACTGTGACCATCACCGCCCCTCAGAGAGACTTCTTCGTCTTAAACAACAGCTCCATCAGtgtcaccaacaacaacagcacagtCACTGTCACAGAGACGGCTGTGCTCTCTCGTGTCCATTACAACAGCACACAGGTTGGGTGTGCAGCCCAGgtgctctctgctcctcagaaAGAAGTGTTTATGATGATTCCTGAAGTCAGACACACGCCTACTGGTGACGGTAAGAAACACGTCCAGAGCCACAGATTAACAGATCCATAA
- the LOC117808217 gene encoding OX-2 membrane glycoprotein-like isoform X4: MALHAFVHVLYALGIFQEGLAALIQTERTVMAAAGEQACLNCKLLKSKQVHQVTWQKVLPDGERNVATYNIYSGQRVNAGYKGKVQFKYVGLQNSSIVIQDVTEQDEGCYRCLFNTWPDGALICSTCLKLYELHEPVLHFRESNVSQGVIVSCSATARPTPTVTLRVLHHELKSSIHKYSNDNGTVTVIATAVLPHRNVNNTEVECEVHVPLVDPKKVVMPIPEVKLASGDGPERQTGSEDIDLTWVIPVVLVFLLIVLCSVLFSVYLFWKRKQLNRMFQACTQGP; the protein is encoded by the exons ATGGCTCTCCATGCGTTCGTGCATGTTTTATATGCATTGGGAATCTTTCAGGAGG GTCTAGCAGCTCTGATACAAACTGAGCGCACTgtgatggcagcagcaggagagcagGCCTGCTTAAACTGTAAGCTGCTGAAATCTAAACAAGTCCATCAAGTCACCTGGCAGAAAGTGTTACCTGATGGAGAGAGGAATGTTGCCACCTACAACATATACTCTGGTCAAAGAGTGAATGCAGGTTATAAAGGTAAAGTGCAGTTTAAATATGTTGGGCTGCAGAACAGCTCCATAGTGATCCAGGACGTGACCGAGCAGGATGAAGGATGCTATCGCTGCTTGTTCAACACCTGGCCTGATGGTGCTCTCATCTGTTCAACCTGCCTTAAACTCTACG AGCTGCACGAACCCGTTCTCCACTTCAGAGAGTCAAACGTCTCTCAGGGGGTCATCGTGTCCTGCTCTGCCACAGCTCGACCAACTCCCACTGTCACGTTAAGAGTCCTGCATCATGAACTCAAGTCCTCCATCCACAAATACAGCAACGACAATGGTACAGTCACTGTCATTGCCACGGCTGTGCTGCCGCATCGCAATGTCAACAACACGGAGGTTGAATGTGAAGTTCATGTGCCACTGGTTGATCCAAAAAAGGTGGTTATGCCGATTCCTGAGGTCAAACTGGCCTCTGGTGATG gTCCTGAGCGTCAAACTGGATCTGAGGACATTGATCTTACTTGGGTCATACCGGTTGTTTTGGTCTTCCTTTTGATAGTTTTGTGCTCCGTTTTGTTCTCAGTTTATTTGTTCTGGAAACGAAAACAACTGAACAG AATGTTTCAGGCCTGCACACAAGGACCCTGA
- the LOC117808217 gene encoding OX-2 membrane glycoprotein-like isoform X1, translating into MALHAFVHVLYALGIFQEGLAALIQTERTVMAAAGEQACLNCKLLKSKQVHQVTWQKVLPDGERNVATYNIYSGQRVNAGYKGKVQFKYVGLQNSSIVIQDVTEQDEGCYRCLFNTWPDGALICSTCLKLYELHEPVLHFRESNVSQGVIVSCSATARPTPTVTLRVLHHELKSSIHKYSNDNGTVTVIATAVLPHRNVNNTEVECEVHVPLVDPKKVVMPIPEVKLASGDGPERQTGSEDIDLTWVIPVVLVFLLIVLCSVLFSVYLFWKRKQLNRPAHKDPEVIKTPAKPAEPEIRSPLLQELDEQSGPRLRTSTVKKGKTKDPSVTPPERSCRRPLFNDKKSP; encoded by the exons ATGGCTCTCCATGCGTTCGTGCATGTTTTATATGCATTGGGAATCTTTCAGGAGG GTCTAGCAGCTCTGATACAAACTGAGCGCACTgtgatggcagcagcaggagagcagGCCTGCTTAAACTGTAAGCTGCTGAAATCTAAACAAGTCCATCAAGTCACCTGGCAGAAAGTGTTACCTGATGGAGAGAGGAATGTTGCCACCTACAACATATACTCTGGTCAAAGAGTGAATGCAGGTTATAAAGGTAAAGTGCAGTTTAAATATGTTGGGCTGCAGAACAGCTCCATAGTGATCCAGGACGTGACCGAGCAGGATGAAGGATGCTATCGCTGCTTGTTCAACACCTGGCCTGATGGTGCTCTCATCTGTTCAACCTGCCTTAAACTCTACG AGCTGCACGAACCCGTTCTCCACTTCAGAGAGTCAAACGTCTCTCAGGGGGTCATCGTGTCCTGCTCTGCCACAGCTCGACCAACTCCCACTGTCACGTTAAGAGTCCTGCATCATGAACTCAAGTCCTCCATCCACAAATACAGCAACGACAATGGTACAGTCACTGTCATTGCCACGGCTGTGCTGCCGCATCGCAATGTCAACAACACGGAGGTTGAATGTGAAGTTCATGTGCCACTGGTTGATCCAAAAAAGGTGGTTATGCCGATTCCTGAGGTCAAACTGGCCTCTGGTGATG gTCCTGAGCGTCAAACTGGATCTGAGGACATTGATCTTACTTGGGTCATACCGGTTGTTTTGGTCTTCCTTTTGATAGTTTTGTGCTCCGTTTTGTTCTCAGTTTATTTGTTCTGGAAACGAAAACAACTGAACAG GCCTGCACACAAGGACCCTGAGGTGATCAAAACACCGGCAAAACCAGCTGAACCCGA GATTAGATCACCTCTCCTCCAGGAACTGGACGAGCAGTCAGGTCCTCGACTCCGGACATCTACTGTGAAAAAGGGGAAAACCAAGGACCCCAGTGTGACACCTCCAGAAAGGAGCTGTAGACGACCTCTCTTCAATGACAAGAAGTCACCGTAA
- the LOC117808217 gene encoding OX-2 membrane glycoprotein-like isoform X3 → MALHAFVHVLYALGIFQEGLAALIQTERTVMAAAGEQACLNCKLLKSKQVHQVTWQKVLPDGERNVATYNIYSGQRVNAGYKGKVQFKYVGLQNSSIVIQDVTEQDEGCYRCLFNTWPDGALICSTCLKLYELHEPVLHFRESNVSQGVIVSCSATARPTPTVTLRVLHHELKSSIHKYSNDNGTVTVIATAVLPHRNVNNTEVECEVHVPLVDPKKVVMPIPEVKLASGDGPERQTGSEDIDLTWVIPVVLVFLLIVLCSVLFSVYLFWKRKQLNRPAHKDPEVIKTPAKPAEPENWTSSQVLDSGHLL, encoded by the exons ATGGCTCTCCATGCGTTCGTGCATGTTTTATATGCATTGGGAATCTTTCAGGAGG GTCTAGCAGCTCTGATACAAACTGAGCGCACTgtgatggcagcagcaggagagcagGCCTGCTTAAACTGTAAGCTGCTGAAATCTAAACAAGTCCATCAAGTCACCTGGCAGAAAGTGTTACCTGATGGAGAGAGGAATGTTGCCACCTACAACATATACTCTGGTCAAAGAGTGAATGCAGGTTATAAAGGTAAAGTGCAGTTTAAATATGTTGGGCTGCAGAACAGCTCCATAGTGATCCAGGACGTGACCGAGCAGGATGAAGGATGCTATCGCTGCTTGTTCAACACCTGGCCTGATGGTGCTCTCATCTGTTCAACCTGCCTTAAACTCTACG AGCTGCACGAACCCGTTCTCCACTTCAGAGAGTCAAACGTCTCTCAGGGGGTCATCGTGTCCTGCTCTGCCACAGCTCGACCAACTCCCACTGTCACGTTAAGAGTCCTGCATCATGAACTCAAGTCCTCCATCCACAAATACAGCAACGACAATGGTACAGTCACTGTCATTGCCACGGCTGTGCTGCCGCATCGCAATGTCAACAACACGGAGGTTGAATGTGAAGTTCATGTGCCACTGGTTGATCCAAAAAAGGTGGTTATGCCGATTCCTGAGGTCAAACTGGCCTCTGGTGATG gTCCTGAGCGTCAAACTGGATCTGAGGACATTGATCTTACTTGGGTCATACCGGTTGTTTTGGTCTTCCTTTTGATAGTTTTGTGCTCCGTTTTGTTCTCAGTTTATTTGTTCTGGAAACGAAAACAACTGAACAG GCCTGCACACAAGGACCCTGAGGTGATCAAAACACCGGCAAAACCAGCTGAACCCGA GAACTGGACGAGCAGTCAGGTCCTCGACTCCGGACATCTACTGTGA